A region of the Mesoterricola sediminis genome:
TCGCCGAAGACGTGCGGGTGCCGGCGCACCAGCTTCTCCACCACCATGGCCTCCACGTCGGCCAGGTCCCAGGCGCCCCGCTCGTGGGCGATCTGGGCGTGGAAGGCCACCTGCAGCCACAGGTCGCCCAGCTCCTCGCAGAGGTGGCGCTCCCGCTCCGGGTTTCCCGGCTCCAGGGCGGCGAGGGCGTCCAGGACCTCGGCGGCCTCCTCGCGGAGGTACCGGGCCAGGGTCCCGTGGTCCTGTTCGAGGTCCCAGGGGCAGCCCGTCCCGGGTTTCCGGAGGGCTGACATGACGGCGCGGAGGGAGGTGGGGGTCATCCCCCCATTGTACCTACCAGAGCCGGGCGGTGCCCAGGATGCCCGCCGGATCGAAGTGCGCCCGGAGGGCGGCCCCGGCGGCCTTCACCGGCGCCGGGGTGAAGCGGTCGAAGCTCCGCTGGTTGTGGGGCCCGACCCCGTGCTCGGCGCTGTAGCTGCCCCGGAAGCCCTCCACCGCCAGGGCGTAGAGGCCCGCCTGCACCTCGGGAATCCAGCCCGCGGGGTCCCCGGGGGCCGCCTCCTCCCGCCAGACCAGGTTCAGGTGGGTGCCCCCGTCCCCCCAGTGGCCGAAATCGCACACCCGCAGCCAGGGCCAGGCCGCGGCCACCCGGGCCCGGGCCTCGGCCGTGAACGCGGGCAGGCTCGAGCGGGGCACCGACAGGTCGAAGGCCAGGACCCGGCCCTCCTCCCGCAGGGATTCGGAGATGCGGTGGCGGAGGGCCCAGAAGGCCTCGGCCCGGCCGAACCTGGCGTCGAGGATCCCCGGGCCGCCGGCCTCCAGGTGGGCCTCCAGGACGCCCTGGAGGGCGGCCTCCAGGTCGAAGGCCGTGGCCGGCAGCGCGGTGGAGGCCTCCACCAGCACCGCATAGGGGGGCACCAGGTCGAAGGGGTTGGGCAGGTGCCGGAACACCGGGGCCAGGGCCTCCGCCGACATGGCCTCGAAGGCGCTGAGGGTCTCCCCGAGGCCCGCCTCGGCCGCCAGGAGCAGGGCCAGGGCGGCCGCCCCGTCCTCCACGGCCACGAGGGCCGCCGACACCTGGCGCGGCAGGGGCGCCGTCTGGAGGGAGGCCGCCGTCACGACCCCGAAGAGGCCCGAGGTGCCGGTGAACAGCTGCTTCCAGTCGAGGCCGGCGTTGTTCTTCCGCAAGGGCGAGAGGGCGTCCACCACGGTGCCGTCGGCCAGGACCACCTCCACGCCCAGGAGGTTGCGGCGCACGTCCCCGTAGCGGAGGAGGCGGGTGCCGCCGGTGTTGGTGGCCACCATCCCCCCGACGCAGGGATCGGCCCCCAGGTCGACGGGGAAGAAGAGGCCATGGGGGGCCAGGGCCGCGTTGAGGGCGCTGAGGCGCACGCCCCCGCCC
Encoded here:
- a CDS encoding FAD-binding oxidoreductase, with translation MSAPVPSGLEALLGPGGLITDPQEMAPYVTGWRYGQGRARFVARPATTEAVAALLARCRAEGVRVVPQGANTGLVGASVPDMGGEMAVLSLERLDRLEVDPADRTALAGGGVRLSALNAALAPHGLFFPVDLGADPCVGGMVATNTGGTRLLRYGDVRRNLLGVEVVLADGTVVDALSPLRKNNAGLDWKQLFTGTSGLFGVVTAASLQTAPLPRQVSAALVAVEDGAAALALLLAAEAGLGETLSAFEAMSAEALAPVFRHLPNPFDLVPPYAVLVEASTALPATAFDLEAALQGVLEAHLEAGGPGILDARFGRAEAFWALRHRISESLREEGRVLAFDLSVPRSSLPAFTAEARARVAAAWPWLRVCDFGHWGDGGTHLNLVWREEAAPGDPAGWIPEVQAGLYALAVEGFRGSYSAEHGVGPHNQRSFDRFTPAPVKAAGAALRAHFDPAGILGTARLW